aaattaacccaCTTTTGTCTTTATAACATTAGGTAAGGTGTAGTCCAAATTATGCTGTAACTTTAAGTTACTCAttcaacagaaaaaaaaaatatacaaaatatttcaaataaaacttagtATAAAAACCatctaaaattgtaaatttgtttttattttaacaacaattaatCATTACCTGCTCAGTTCACAGGCTATTCTGCCTTTTAATTCTATAACATCGGATAGCGTACAATATCCTAATCTTCTAAGCACTCGTTTCCTTTTCTTTAGTTCATCCATCTGTAATATACTTTTTGCTTTTTTCAATTCCGATTTAACTGACATTAATTCTTCGTATATTTCCTGTTTATTTTCATAGGCTGCGGTCAATGCTCCACGGTTCTTGTCTTTATGTAGAGGATGGGAGTACAGTctacaaaatacattaaaaaaaatttattatatatctccCAGACCGATTTCAGACACGCCTAACAAGGTGCGCAGCTGATATAATAATGTTCtagtgtgtgcgcaaatactATTTTCCACTCTTTCCCATAATACTATGGATACATACTCAGGATCAGCTGTCTCATAAGCCACATAAAAATTGTAGCCGTCACATTAATTTAAGAGTAGATTGTATTATCACCAAAACCAAATGTGTGCAAAAATTGCAAACTGACAGTGGTATGGAACTACTTTAAAATTGAGTTGAAAGACTTGACCTATACATTCTAACAGGATAATTAGATTTAAAGGCTTGATCTAATTAGGAATCTACATCTTAAGCACCAGTTAAGTACAGTTAAGTACCAAGTGTTCTATaaggaataaagatatataaattttaatttacctttcttctaaaattttaattctatccaCACATTCTTTAAATACGGGATCATCAATTTTCATATCTTTTATAGGATTGAGCAATGGAGGTCCTTCTGGGAAGCGTTTCTTGACTTCACCTATCGTCTTGAGAACGGATTTCCTATTGTCCGGAGGCCGAAGGTCCTTGGGGTAGTAGACGCGGAGTGAACTGATCTGGTATATAAGGGTGTGTAGAACGGGCACCACTTCTACGTCTCctgtctatattaataataattttaaataacatgggCATAATAAAACCAACGACTAGGTGATAAAAATACTCCATGCAGTTACCTCTCCCGGCGGACACGGCATGTTCGTGTCGGTGTCGTCCGGTTTGCTTTTCTTCACATGAAGTAAAATGTCGACTATGATAACTGTATCCGCGGTCAGCGGGTTCTCGTCTTGTGGCTTCTTACCCTTGCCCGTTTTATGTCTAAAGTTTACGATAATTCCCCAGTCGTATTCGTATTTTTCTGTTTTcacctaaataaaatatgaaacgttAAAACTTCTAAAGAACAAAGCAaaattttacacaattaaaacacacaattttttatttctccTTTCAATGTGTACAatcttaaatttgaatatataatcgAGAGCGACATGTCTCCGGCGACGACCTTGACGAGCCTGCCGGGCTGCAGGAAGGGCTTGAGGTAGTCGGGCCGCGTGATGAAGGAGCGGAACTGCGCGCCGAGCAGCTCGAGCTGCGCGCGCGTGGCGCAGTACGCCGACACGGCCTGCTCGTCCGACACCGACACGCGGTCCAGCTGCTTCTGCTTCGCCTTCATCTCTGCGGAACACCAAGTCGTTCCGTTTATCCGAGGAAGGCCAAGACAGAATAGACTACCTGAGTAGTGGACAGGCGTAAGCCCTATTGGCTTTTTATTAgctaataagtataatatttataccatcCCTAGACCGTCAATGCACAAACAACCGTAGGCCTAAGGCGCGGTCATTATGGACGTTTGTTACTCTTACATGCAAGAACTACtgaatagaattattataaaactttacaataatatagcatCACAATTACACAGGCTATAATATCAAGACATTTATTAGATTTCGTGATTGAAATAAACCATATTGCCTATTATACCTCTTGACGCTAAatccgctgaaccgatttaaatgaaatttggtatcgaGATAGATTAATTCCCGGAGAAGgacataagatatttttataacagaaaTCATCTCTAAGAAGAGAAAGAGGGGTGGAATTTTCAATATTAGTCTGATTGTTGATGGAACTCCTGTGGgtctaagtataatatatacgcGCACAAAGTCTTGGGCGAAAGCCAGTAAAACATAATTCAATATCTTACTATCAATTAAATCCGGAATCGCTGCTTGGTTTTGAAATTGGAAGAAACTCCTCTCCAACATGTATTCGGGATTGATTTCTTCCACTCGCAGCAAGTTCAGGACCTGACGAATAGACCGAGTTTGTTTAGCTTCtacataatttgatttttgaaaaaaaatcttcttagatgtttgacaataattaaaaacttagcaGTTGTTCCTTaagaatagttttatattaaaattggaatGTGGGTCGGAGCCAGACCATGTTGTAAGTAAGATGGAAGGCGGAGTTGATGGGATCTGCCTTGCCCTGCACCATAGACTTGACGACGCTGGGCGTGACCTTCTGGTCTATCATGAGGATCACGATGCCCTTGTCGTCCAGACCACGACGACCCGCACGACCAGACATCTGGATGTACTCTCCCGACGTTATCtgatgaaaaatatcataaagaagattaattatttatgtgattTACACGATTCTTATTTAGATTCgtgaaacataatttattttatgcataaaattaaaaaaaaatacattaaattatatagtgatacaattttaattatcatcataTTCAGATACTTTAAAAATTCACTCTGTATAGTTGATAATTGTCGAAAtactcaataaaacaataagaaacattttaagAGACAcataaacacttaaataaatatactcacAAATCGAAAGTCCTTGCCGTCAAACTTTTGACAATTTGTGAAGACAACTGTTCTAGCGGGCATGTTCAATCCCATGGCAAATGTTTCCGTTGCGAACAGCGCCTGTAATATTGTATACGAAATATTaaggaaaatttaataattgtagcaTTTGTTACTTTAAGTAtcacttactttactttaagtaaACTTACAAAACATAGCGCAATATGGCTGATATCGTCCCGCAAGAGACATTTCAAGTGACATTGTCTATAGCTATACAAAAGCCTTTACAAACATTCGTTACTACTTCACAATAACGCGGTACATCGTGGGAGCCAACTAGCACAAACTATAaggtatatttaattctatCATTTTTCTCAACCAATCATGAGCCTTGTTAGGGGTGAGTACGGCAGTTATCAGTCAGGATCAAACCTGTGACAGTCGCTAGGCCGCCTGTATACGCTGTTGagttattaaatagatatagttCAATGTAGTCGATATGACTGTACAGGTTTCGTCGGCAAAACTCGCATTAAACGTCGACGCAAAAAATTACTACTACTTTGGAAAATATACGAACAATTTCGATGTTTTACATAATCCTTTTATGACTACAGTtttgtctatatttaaaatgacaaattgaaaaaaaaatatattatgacctTTTCTGAACATTAGTCTCGTAATGTTCTAAGAAGAGTATAAACTGTTAACATACCTTTATAAGTCCTAAGCCGAACAATATCTCAATAGTTTCCTTCAGTATGGGCAGCAGGCCGCCGTGATGTATGCCGATACCGCGCCTCAGCAACGGTATCACGTTCTCTACTTGCGGCAGTTTGCGATCCTCCTCCGACAGCACGTCCATCGCATTGTTGAATACTTCGTCCACTAGTTTTTTTTCTTCGACTTTaacaaaaagaaacatttgCTGAATGTTTTCTTtggaaaacaaaatgttattatgaaattagCCTTCGTAATCTTTCGGCAGCATTCTATACGGAGAATAAGCAAGCTCTTCAAGATATATTATCATGTACTGTATAAGCCGCAAACGTAGGTGCACTCTATTTCCTCATTCTCAAACTCCAACATAACACTACCAGAGTTCGAGTGCAGATACAACGAACATTCCGAGGCAAAGAAGTGGCAACACTGTCACCTTCAAATCGCtgctactaagaatttcttgacagaaaagcTCAATAATGTCCCAGAGCTGTCCAGGATCACGGGTTCTGCAGTCttcattttactatttttaaaaatatgcccGGTAGGGTGACTTGTGTGGCCAAAATttcactttataataaataaataataataattaaacttgtacatttattttaaataattgcaacAATAAcgttattcatataataatatccaCGATAAAGTAGCAACTCATCAACATTCACTCACTCGTATTAAAATCCAGTTTGGCCATCTGCATGGCGTACAGCTCGCAGTCCTTCTTACTGAAGCTGAATATGATGACGGGAGCGAAGTTCCTCTCCATGATCATCTTGACGATGTTGAATATGTTGGTGTTGCTGTTCCCGCGCGGGCCGCCCTTGCGGCCGCGCTGGTCGCCCTTGCCCGCCTCGCCCGCGTTGCTCAGCACTGTCATGGCCGTGTTGAAGTTGTCTTCTTTGAACAGACCCTGCAAACACATTCTTTATTAGTCAGACTGACGAATTTGATATTGTTGCACAAACCACCaaggaattaatttatatattttatattaaaccctTTTACGCATAAGGTACTTATCTAcactgaatataaatttaatataattaattaaaaataaacggttttaattttacatacttTTTCATCCACAACAAGATGTATCCCATCACCTCCGGCTGGGAATATATAGTGTTGAAGCGGTGTCGGTCTGTACTCAGTATAGACCACGTGACACGGCTGAGAATGCAGGCGACAAACCCACTCGGCAAATTGCCTCGCATTGGGGATCGTAGCCGACAAAAATACGTAGTGAACATTGTCGggtaacaaaattaaagtttctaaaaagaaaaaaatattttatctatacatataataaaattggtctgtttgtaatactaatataaccgctacatggtacatataccaaaatatttttttatacaatttttgtttgtctgtttgttccggctaatctctggaacggctggaccgattttgacgtgAGATATGACTGAtagatagctgatgtaaaagggagtaacttaggctactttagaattatatataaaataataataataaagtcgcgCAGCCCTTGCGTATGCCACCACtctctttttgttaaattcaacgcgcacgaagtcgcgggtacaGCTAGCCAAGTAATATAAAGTGGGGTCTGAGTACTTCATAAATAATTGAGTCCTAATCCTACCTTCCCATACAACACCTCTCTCTTTGTCTCTCATATAATGAATCTCATCAAACACTACCCAACCAACTTCTCGCATAATTTCTGATCCTCTGTACAACATATTTCTCAGAATCTGTAAGGAAAATTTAGGGATAGAATATTACAtgggaatatatataaattataaatactataaatttatacatgtataaatggagttaattaaaaaaataatgaaataaacttttatcaaaGAGAATTTTATGTCGAGAAATTCGGTGTAGAATATACTCAAAGAAACTGTATGTGATCTTTGACCTTGACcttttgaactttttttattactgtgCTGACACATCAGATTATGTGCGTGAACAAGTACTATGATACAtggaaaaatttataattgtacattATAATATCTCCTGTACTTGTCTAGTTAGCTGTGCCATATAAATTGTACCTGTCCATAACGCATTTAACTGACATTAGCAAGAGCAGTGGAATGAGAACAGAACCATACTTATGCTTTTAAAACTTCAAAACAATGCaagtcatatttaattaaaatatattttataaaatgaataaataacatataaaaatagattttcacGGTAATTAAAACACATACTTAAGCATATTCAAAACTCTAAATTTGCTAAAAGTTAttgattaaaagtttttattaagatatacttAGTGTTATCATACCTCAGTGGTCATAATAAGACATGATGCCGATGGGTTGATTGTGACGTCACCAGTTATTAGACCAACATCATGGAATTCTTCTGAAAACTCTCGATACTTCTGATTGGAGAGAGCCTTTATAGGTGTTGTGTATATAACtctttgcttattttttaacgataatgCAATTGCGTACCTGGATTAAAAGGgacaatataaatttcaaagtgCTACTATCATGACTATTTGCAATGTTACACTAACAGGCaaagatatttctttttattaagaactatgattgatatattaatataccatTAATATGaactattgaaataatataacagaTAATCTTATGACAAATAATTTTGCCTATATTCTACTCTTTTATGACCAAGCAATATTGTGAATTGAAGTATTGGAAAACATAGTGGCTCTTAAGATTAGTATTAAGTCATTctcaattgtaattaaaacaattttgaatgtCAGTTTACTAGATAATGTTCTGGAAACTTAGTTATCAGTTTAAGAACGAATAATGAAGTTAAAGAGTGCTCACACACAGCTTTTGAGGCATTCTCTAAAACTCACACATGTGAGCGCACATACACATGTACGCTCGTATGTCTGTATTGAGAAATAGTATAAGTGGCAAGGGTGTCAGGATTTCAAAAGCTGCAACATTGGTTACTAAAACTGCCAGAAATGTACTCACTCTGCAACTACAGTTTTTCCAGCCGATGTATGAGCTGACACCAGGACGGATTGTAAATTGTCAATACACAAAATTGCTTCTTTTTGGAAAGGATCAAGAATGAAGCTATATTGCTTAGCAGGCTCAGTGGAAGTCTGTGCTAAAGGTGCATATTCATGATTTGGGGGTATAGCTACTTCATGTGTACAACCCTCATGTGTCTCAAGAGTGTGAATTACTATTCTTGAGCTTAACATCTCCACACTGAAAATATGAcacacaaatttaattaatttaattaatttactaattattgaAGGTTGATATCAGCCACTTAGTAATTTGTTCAAGTCTGTCTAGGTAGGATTCCTACCTTTGTTCATTTACCTTTCACCTACTCTTTGTTTATTCAACCACCAAGGGACAaaagttagtattgttgtgtgaaagtttcaaagtttaatttgccaatgtaactacaggacATAACATACTCATTCTagagttggtggtgcattggtgatattgatgaattattactatttttttatttggttaatttatatatttggataattaaaaaataaaaaatgaatatattaatattaatagatttctATCACTaagaatgttaataaaatagtagTTGTTTCAATTGACAACaatattacattgttttaaaaatacagagttattttgatgtatgtaattttttcacAAGACAAATCACAAACTATAAACATAACCTTACTTTATATCACTCATTAGGTCTTCTTCAACCTCATCTTCTTGTTTTGGTTTTTTAGTGTCCGCATATTCAACTTCTTCGTATGGACGTTTATTACTTGAAGACGGTTCTTCATCGTTTGTCCTTCAATGAATATTATACcaagttatatttattgcattaatacaatatacatcACCGTTAACTTAGTTAGAATAACAGTCTTTGTACATAAGCAAAGGTTAGAAATGTTACTTACGCTTTTTCCTTGTTTTCTATATTAGGTAATTGTGTAGTAGCTTCATTTTGCATTGGATCGTCAAAACAAtcaaaaatactatttacatcagccattttcaatgaatataaattagtttaaagtttaaacgatatattaaataaatgatgtacACATTGTAAGCACTGCATGTACTTCTACGTCACATACACACAAACTAAATGTCAAACGACAAAATCACAAATGTCAAAATTGGATGTTTGTCGTTTGAAAACTATAAAACCACCGTATTacgatttatataaatgtactgGATACAACCAAATAATcgatttattatgttaaatatatatataatgtaataagtcTCGTAGCGTTAATATGATTGTATGAAAATAAGGCGTTTAATTAAGAGTACTTcagcttttttatatataattttactattaattttttgaaagaatttcatttattaagccatcaaaagtataaattttagcCCAAAATTGATTTAGAAGAAGAGTTATATCGATTTTGTTAATGAAAGTGGGATAATGACAAATGATGTGATTGTTGGTTGTACGCTAGGTTCATTCTATTATTTCAGCAAAGATACCACAAccactatttttttcaaaagaaaagtGTGTATtggtcaaatattataatatttaatcgaatAATAAAGAACAGTCAACGAGACAAGAGAGAGAGACAACTAAGATCTTCCTATTTTtcagatttaaatgtattaaaatacatattatattattatatatttatttgatagatatatataatatattaaaacttttgaatttatatctCCTCCACAGCAAAGTTCGAGATGATTGTAATACAAACGAGTATCAACTATCAGatggtatatatgtattatctatgatCAGATGTATCAGAAAGTAGACAGTAGACACAATGTTCGTCTTATATTGTCAAATGGGCACTGTCAatcaaatttgatatttaattatttacttatatcaaATGCTAAAGcccaatacaatatttttttattaaatatttttatttagtgcttatttatcataaacatatttgaattttagtGTGCAATAAGGGTATTAATAAGAACTAAAATTGCTTTTTCTGAAGACGGTTACGAGATGAAAATCCGCCtaaagaacaaaaacaaaatataaacaaaaaaaaaggtaatggCTGAAATACTCTCTGATTCCGAAAATTCAGAGAGTGCAGAACGcgtaagtattatttaactttttaattaccaATAGAGTGCTAATCTAAGTTATTAAGTAAATCTATTGAGTGcatcaagtaatttaaatatttgttcaagCCTACAAGACCTTCCTTGGCGCAAGTGAAGGCAGTGATAGATTTTATGCAAAAACACCCTGATCTGGCTCATAGAAAGCTAAGATATGGCATGAGTCATGAAAAGTTCAAGAAACTATGGATAGAGCTTTCCAATATTGCCAATTCCATGAAAGGAGCAATGAAGTCTACCAAAGGCTGGATTAAGGTAGGTCTGAGCATTAtgcataattaaatcaaataataaataataatgctttACTTACTTACCAGTAGTAAGTAAagcattaataaaatcatatcttATAGGATTTAtcatcttttttaaatacagtgtctaataatcaataaaaatttactcttttattttaCTAGTTCTGGTCAGATAAACGGAGAAGTGTTctgttaaaacaaaaacattttaacgaaGGAAAGACCCAAGACAAACTTACTCCTCTAGAGCAGAAGATATTGAATATCTGTTTTATTGGAAAACCAGGgagtaagtaaatattatttatgatcattaaaaaattgaatactATTTTGCAAATTCACTCgatagtacaattattttttttagttttatgtattatatgagtttatttttaacctgTTAATCTtgatttattatctaataaaatatctcaaagctgctcagaaaaataaaatgataaaaaaaactcttgCATAGTAACATTATTCATATAgtaacattgttaaaaataattataatttatgatttatttaaaaaatatatttttgcaaaattGTGTTTTCACCCTCGATCCGAGTCTAGATACTTGAAGATGACTTAACTTTAACACATGTTTACAGAAAGAagtaaaacagtaaaaaaagaACCATGTAATGGTGATAATGGTTCTACAGatgatatatttagtaaagatGAAAGTGACTTAGAATTTCAAGATACAGGAAGATTAGTGTCCACCGAAACAGATGAACGCCACATGAATATTATGGAGAAAATGGcaagtgaaattttattatttttttttattttaatttgagagTGAAAGATGGACTTGCATTAGTATAGTGAATGATTGGTTGGTAAAAGTTTTACCAAATCGAGTAATTAATACTGTGATCTGAATCATTGATTGAGAGATGATAGCTGTCAGAGGCATTGTTCTTCGGATTGGATCCCACATCACCAAAAATTAGAGATGAATCtaactttaacataaatatCTCTATATATCTAgaattcattgtaatattttaaacctgCATAAGTAAATTCCAATAAAAGTTCAGTCAACTTGATAAGATGTGATAAAGGATACctcattatttgtaatttaattaaaaataattacattagtcTGTATTTTAGAGATTTTAACCTCTGTTTTTACTACAGGTGGAAGTTATGGATCAACAAGCATCAGCTATGATGGAAATGGCGAAGGCTACTCTTAACAATTCAAAAGCCATGGAAAGAATAGCTGAAGCATCTCATAAACAggtaatcttatttaaataagcaatttataattataattttgaatttttatagtgattaaatatttaattctaaataactTCCAAGGTTGATCATACCTATG
The nucleotide sequence above comes from Vanessa tameamea isolate UH-Manoa-2023 chromosome 2, ilVanTame1 primary haplotype, whole genome shotgun sequence. Encoded proteins:
- the LOC113401988 gene encoding exosome RNA helicase MTR4 translates to MADVNSIFDCFDDPMQNEATTQLPNIENKEKATNDEEPSSSNKRPYEEVEYADTKKPKQEDEVEEDLMSDINVEMLSSRIVIHTLETHEGCTHEVAIPPNHEYAPLAQTSTEPAKQYSFILDPFQKEAILCIDNLQSVLVSAHTSAGKTVVAEYAIALSLKNKQRVIYTTPIKALSNQKYREFSEEFHDVGLITGDVTINPSASCLIMTTEILRNMLYRGSEIMREVGWVVFDEIHYMRDKERGVVWEETLILLPDNVHYVFLSATIPNARQFAEWVCRLHSQPCHVVYTEYRPTPLQHYIFPAGGDGIHLVVDEKGLFKEDNFNTAMTVLSNAGEAGKGDQRGRKGGPRGNSNTNIFNIVKMIMERNFAPVIIFSFSKKDCELYAMQMAKLDFNTIEEKKLVDEVFNNAMDVLSEEDRKLPQVENVIPLLRRGIGIHHGGLLPILKETIEILFGLGLIKALFATETFAMGLNMPARTVVFTNCQKFDGKDFRFITSGEYIQMSGRAGRRGLDDKGIVILMIDQKVTPSVVKSMVQGKADPINSAFHLTYNMVLNLLRVEEINPEYMLERSFFQFQNQAAIPDLIDKMKAKQKQLDRVSVSDEQAVSAYCATRAQLELLGAQFRSFITRPDYLKPFLQPGRLVKVKTEKYEYDWGIIVNFRHKTGKGKKPQDENPLTADTVIIVDILLHVKKSKPDDTDTNMPCPPGETGDVEVVPVLHTLIYQISSLRVYYPKDLRPPDNRKSVLKTIGEVKKRFPEGPPLLNPIKDMKIDDPVFKECVDRIKILEERLYSHPLHKDKNRGALTAAYENKQEIYEELMSVKSELKKAKSILQMDELKKRKRVLRRLGYCTLSDVIELKGRIACELSSADELLLTELIFNGVFNSLSAAQSAALVSCFVCDEASSQASAAGEELRAVLRQLQEYARRIAKVSIDAKMDLDEDEYVGKFKCTLMDVVLAWAKGASFLQICKMTDVFEGSIIRCMRRLEEVLRQLCQAAKNIGNTDLENKFSDAIKMLKRDIVFAASLYM
- the LOC113402020 gene encoding uncharacterized protein LOC113402020, which encodes MAEILSDSENSESAERPTRPSLAQVKAVIDFMQKHPDLAHRKLRYGMSHEKFKKLWIELSNIANSMKGAMKSTKGWIKFWSDKRRSVLLKQKHFNEGKTQDKLTPLEQKILNICFIGKPGKRSKTVKKEPCNGDNGSTDDIFSKDESDLEFQDTGRLVSTETDERHMNIMEKMVEVMDQQASAMMEMAKATLNNSKAMERIAEASHKQALAVDKLAGTFETINASAYEVRNAIISIDYTMKRCFSTTLPQHRQNTNLFS